GGGCCTCCAGGGCGTAGGGGAACTTCTCCGGGGTGTCGGTGTGCAGGGTCAGCAGGGGCTGGCCCGCGGTGACCGTGTCGCCGGGCTTGGCGTGCAGCTCCACGCCCGCGCCGGCCTGGACCGGGTCCTCCTTGCGCGCGCGGCCGGCGCCCAGGCGCCAGGCGGCAAGACCCACCGCATAGGCATCGAGGGTGGTGAGGATGCCGGAGGAAGAGGCGGTGACGACATGCTGTTCGCGGGCCACGGGGAGGGTCGCGTCGGGGTCGCCGCCCTGGGCGCTGATCATGCGGCGCCAGTGGTCCATGGCGGAGCCGTCGGCCAGCGCCTTGGCCGGGTCGGCGTCCTTGAGACCGGCCGCGTCGAGCATCTCGCGGGCCAGCGCCAGGGTCAGCTCGACGACGTCCTGCGGGCCGCCGCCGGCCAACACCTCGACGGATTCCCGTACTTCGAGGGCATTGCCTGCGGTCAGGCCGAGCGGGGTGGCCATGTCGGTGAGCAGGGCAACGGTCTTCACCCCGTGGTCGGTACCCAACTCGACCATCGTGGAGGCCAGTTCGCGGGCGTTGTCGAGGTCCTTCATGAAGGCGCCGGAGCCGACCTTGACGTCCAGGACGAGGGAACCGGTGCCCTCGGCGATCTTCTTGGACATGATCGAGGAGGCGATCAGGGGGATCGACTCGACGGTGCCGGTGACATCGCGGAGCGCGTAGAGCTTCTTGTCGGCGGGGGCGAGACCGTCACCGGCGGCGCAGATGACCGAGCCGACGTCGTGCAGGACGTTCAGCATCTCCTCGTTGGAGAGCGTCGCGCGCCAGCCCGGGATGGCTTCGAGCTTGTCGAGGGTGCCGCCGGTGTGGCCGAGGCCGCGCCCGGAGAGCTGCGGGACGGCCGCGCCACAGGCGGCGACGAGCGGGGCGAGCGGCAGAGTGATCTTGTCGCCGACGCCGCCGGTGGAGTGCTTGTCGGCGGTGGGGCGGGGCAGCGACGAGAAGTCCATCCGCTCACCGGAGGCGATCATCGCGGCCGTCCAGCGGGCGATCTCCGTGCGGTTCATACCGTTGAGGAAGATCGCCATCGCCAGGGACGACATCTGCTCGTGGGCGACCTCGCCGCGGGTGTAGGCGTCGATGACCCAGTCGATCTGATCGGGGGTCAGCTCGCC
This genomic stretch from Streptomyces nigrescens harbors:
- a CDS encoding thymidine phosphorylase, with protein sequence MDAISVIRTKRDRGELTPDQIDWVIDAYTRGEVAHEQMSSLAMAIFLNGMNRTEIARWTAAMIASGERMDFSSLPRPTADKHSTGGVGDKITLPLAPLVAACGAAVPQLSGRGLGHTGGTLDKLEAIPGWRATLSNEEMLNVLHDVGSVICAAGDGLAPADKKLYALRDVTGTVESIPLIASSIMSKKIAEGTGSLVLDVKVGSGAFMKDLDNARELASTMVELGTDHGVKTVALLTDMATPLGLTAGNALEVRESVEVLAGGGPQDVVELTLALAREMLDAAGLKDADPAKALADGSAMDHWRRMISAQGGDPDATLPVAREQHVVTASSSGILTTLDAYAVGLAAWRLGAGRARKEDPVQAGAGVELHAKPGDTVTAGQPLLTLHTDTPEKFPYALEALDGGVLVGPEDAAFATTPVVLERIG